The genomic DNA GGACAATTTTTACCTATCCACTCAAGGTCTGATTTTGCAATATGGCGAATATGAAATTGGGCCTTATGTGGTGGGATTGCCACGTTTGACCATTCCTTATGAGCAGTTGCAAACCGTACTGAAGAAAGAGTACTTGCCTCAGGCTGAAGTCAAAAATGATGCTGCATCGGCAAGTACACCTATTGCAAATAAAGCCCAATCTTAATGTCTTATTCACTGTTTGATACCCATACCCATTTTGATGTTCCCGATTTCGATGCAGATCGGGAGCAACTGGCGCATGCGGCCAAAGCAGTTGGAGTAGAACGCTTGATTTTGATTGGTTTTGTTCAGTCGCGTTTTCAGGATCTGCTCTACATTCAGCATTTTCTCAATCAATTAAAAGATGCTCCTCAAAGTTATTTAGCACCGGGATTGCATCCTGTTTATATTGAACAGCATCAAAATGCACATTTGGCCGATTTAGAATCATTATTGAAAAATGAAGATTGTGTCGCAGTTGGAGAAATTGGTTTAGATAGCTTTTTAGCACAGCACAAGCAGCCAGACATGTTTCAGAAACAAAAAGATTTTTTTGCTGCACAATTGGAATTGGCGCAACAGTTTAATAAGCCGGTGTTATTGCATATCCGCAAATCACATGCAGAAACACTGGCGATATTAAAACAGCAGCAATTTAGCTTGGGGGGAATTGCCCATGCCTTTAGTGGTGGGATAGAAGAGGCCAAGGCCTTTATTCAACTGGGCTTTAAAATTGGCATCACTGGGCAAATTACCAATCCCAATGCCAAAAAACTGCATCGCGTGGTTCAGGCGATTGGTGCTGAACATCTGGTTCTGGAAACCGATTGTCCGGATATGACACCCTTATGCTGTCAAAGTTCCACTGAACATCGAACCCGCAATACGCCAGTCAATTTACCTTATGTTCTGGATGGATTGGCACAATCGCTGAATCTGGACCAGGCTTTTCTTGCCGCACAACTCTGGCAAAACTCCCTGGATGCTTTAAAGTTGGCATCTTGAAAAACATTGTAAAATCATATTTTATCCATCAATATGGGTTTTTAGGGTATGTTGTGCCATGAATCGGCTTGCTTGTCTGAGCGATATTTTATGCAAAGTTGCAAAGATTCATTTTCTGTTCTTAAATGCGTTTTATACTAATTCAAAAATCGGTGGTGTTTCAAAAAGTATGCTGACATTAAATGAAGCCATTATTGATGTAAAAAAAGGTTAAGTCGAAAGCTTTAAAATGGTTTTCAATCTTTTTTGAAAAATTACAACTCCTTCTAAAACCGCGCCTAATTCGATGCCTTATTTTGCAATTATTACCTTCAATACCTACAGTAAAAAATTTACCAATACTTTGCTTGCAGTTTTTAAAAGCAGTTATGAAACTGTCCCAATGATCACTTGCAATTCGGGTGTAGTGAATACCTAATTGTTTAAGCTTTGTCTTCAATCGTTGAACTGTAGCTAAGTCTCTTTTACCCCAAACATAAGCAACAATCTCACCTGTTTCTCGATGGTAGGCGTAAATAAGCCATTGTTTATTATTTTTATTTCCCACAAAAGTCCAAAACTCATCAACTTCAAGAGACTCATAATGACTTTGTTTAGGCTGAATTTGGTAGGTCGATTCGGTTAAAGTACGTAAAACTTTACCGATACTGATTCGCTCAACTTCAGCGATATCTCGTATACCACTACCTCTGACCATCAACTGTAATATTTTTCGAGTAATGCCTGAATTACATCCTAGATAGCTCAGAGCATGGTCACCAATAAACTGACGTTTACAGTCTTTGCACTGATAGTTTTGTTTCCCATCTACTTTGATGCCATTTTTCTTTATACTGTCACTGAGGCAGGTTGGACATTTGATTTCTAGAGTTATTCGCATTTCTCTATTTTATCAAAATTCAACCTGCTTTGTTTCAGCATACTTTTTGAAACACCACCCAAAAATCTAAATGACAATAATGAGGGAATTATGCAAAGTAATAATCCTATTTTAACCCGGGTCGAAACCCAGAGTGATTTTAACCATGCCATGACGGTGCAAGGTGCCATTCAAAAGTCGGTGATATTGACGGTAATTGCTGCTGTAGTCGGTATATCACTCTTTTTATATAGCTTTCTGACCCTGAATATATCGATGGCTTATGCTGCCGCAATGGTGGGAGCGATTGGTGGATTTATCCTGGCACTCATCGTCACATTCAAGCCGAATACCGCCCCCACATTAGCCATTCCTTATGCACTGTTTGAAGGGGCATTTTTAGGGGGAATTTCGGTTGTATTTCAGCTGAAATTTCCAGGTGTACCTTTACAAGCCTTGCTGGCAACCTTTGTTACCACATTGGTCATGTTTGGGTTATACCGCTTCCAGATTATTCGTGCCACAGAAAAATTTAAAGCTGTAGTGATGTCCGCTTCGATTGCCATTGCCATTGTATTTGTAGTGCAAATGGTTATGGGGTTGGCTTTTGGTTCTAGTATTCCCTATATTTTTGAAAGCAACTGGCTGGGGATTGGCTTTGCTGCATTTGTCGCAGTCATTGCTTCTTTAAACCTGATACTCGATTTTGACCTGATCGAATCATCTGCTGCACAGTATGCGCCAAAAGCGATGGAATGGTTGTGTGGTATTGCCTTGTTGGCGACCTTGGTCTGGATGTATTATTCCTTCCTGCGCTTGCTGGGCTTATTACAAGGGGATGATTAATCCTTTTAACCAGGACAGCGAGCTAGATAGTACGATCAGTTCAGAAATGCTCCGCAATGGCGGAGCATTTTTTTGATTTTTACACAACATGTTAAAAAAAGGCGCATTATGCAATTTCGCAAATGCTTCAGACTTGGCATTATGCTGCTAAATTATTTTGAGTGAGATTCACATGGCACAAGGACTATTGGCGGGTAAGCGTTTTCTCATCGCGGGTATTGCAAGTAAATTATCCATTGCATTTGGTATTGCTCAAGCCTTGCATCGTGAAGGTGCTGAACTGGCATTTACCTATCCGAATGAAAAATTAAAAAAACGTGTTGATGAGTTTGCTGCACAATTCGGTTCAACACTGGTTTTCCCTTGTGACGTGGCGGTAGATGCTGAAATTGACCAGACTTTTGCAGAATTGGCAAAACATTGGGATGGTCTGGATGGCGTGGTTCATTCAATCGGTTTTGCACCAGCACATACTTTAGATGGTGACTTTACCGATGTTACCGACCGTGAAGGTTTTAACATTGCCCACGACATTAGTGCATACAGTTTTATTGCCATGGCACGTGCTGCAAAACCTTTATTAAAAGTTCGCCAAGGCTGCTTGCTGACTTTGACTTATCAAGGTTCTGAACGTGTAATGCCGAATTACAATGTTATGGGTATGGCGAAGGCATCATTGGAAGCGGGTGTACGTTATTTGGCATCAAGCCTTGGCGCAGAAGGCATTCGTGTAAATGCTATTTCAGCAGGTCCAATCCGTACTCTTGCAGCTTCAGGTATCAAGTCTTTCCGTAAAATGCTCGACCTGAATGAAAAAGTTGCGCCACTGAAACGTAATGTGACCATTGAAGATGTCGGTAATGCGGCATTGTTCCTGTGCTCACCTTGGGCTAATGGTATTACTGGCGAAATTATGTATGTTGATGCCGGCTTTAATACTGTGGGTATGAGCGCTGATTTAATGATGGATGGTGAATAAATTCATCTAAAAGCTCCTCCCTTTTTTAAAGGGAGGTTGGGAGGGATTCTGTAATCTCCCCCAACCCCTCTTTGATAAAGAGGGGCTTTCTCCTCTCAGGAGAGGGAAATATGGCAATAAAAAAGACCGCAAATGCGGTCTTTTTTATATTGAAGCTTAAGCGATTAAGCTTGACCTTCAGCAGCGGCTGCTTGCGCACGTTGCATATTTGCTTCGAATTCAGCATCGAAGTTAATTGGTGTAAGCAGCAATTGCGGGAAGCTTCCTTTGGTGACCATATCATTCACTGCTTCGCGTAAGAACGGGAACAGGATATTTGGACAATAAGCACCCAGAATATATGGCAGGCGTTCTTCTTCAACACCGTCAATCAGGAAAATACCGGCTTGAGTTACATCCACGATAAATGCAGTATCACCTGCATTGTTCGCTTGAACCACGACTTGTAATGACACTTCGTAATGCGTCGCATCAATTTTTTCTGCAGAAGAAGACAGGTTGATATTTAATTCAGGCTGCCATTCTTTAGTAAATACTTGTGCCCCAGGTACTTCAAAAGAAATATCTTTAGTGTAAATACGTTCTAGTGCTAATTGTGGTTGAGCTTGTTGTTCACTCATTCTTTAATCCTTAATATGAAGAGCTGACTTAATATAGGGTTAAGCCAATAGTTCGTTTAGTTTTCCTTCACGCTCTAAAGCATAAAGTTGATCAAAACCACCAATAAACTGGTCGTTAATAAAAATTTGTGGAACAGTACGATGATTGGTGCGTTGCATCAGTTCCACACGTACTTCAGGCGCTTCGTTAGATAAGTTAATTTCTTTATAAGCCACGCCTTTACGCTCAAGAAGTTGTTTTGCGCGAATGCAATATGGGCATACGGTGGTGGAATAAATAATTACTTCAGCCATTCAAAATCTCCAAGCGTATTATTTGCTTTTAATCAGGGGTAAGCCTTGCACTTTCCAGTTGTTGATTCCACCGTCTAGACGGTAACTGTCGGCATGTCCCACTTGTTGTAAGGCAGTTCCTGCGATTTGACCCAGGTTACAAATGAACACTAGTGGTCGATCGGCAGATTTTAACTCTTCAATATGACTGGTAATCTGGCTATAGGGAATATTACGGCTACCGCTGATATGACCTTCACGGAAATCTTTAGCATCACGTAAATCAATCAGCATGGCATTTTTAGCTTTGACTAAAATACCTAAAGATTGTGGTGAAATTTTACGGCCATTGCGTTGTCCTTCTAAAATAAAGAACAAAACAACCAACACCCCGAGTGTTCCAAACAAGAAGGGGTGATTCCCCATAAATTCGAACCAACGTTCCACAAGTCACCTAATTACAATTTCAAAATTGCGTAGAGTATAGCCTATAAATATGGCGATCAAAATCACTGCTTCAAGGGCTAAGGGTTAAGAAAAATTAATTTTTTTGCTGCGCTTCAGTAATTTCATCGATTAAACGCAAATAACTGTCTAAACGGCGTTGCAAGATTTCACTAGATTCCACAGCCTGACGCAAAGCACATTGCTTTTCATGCTTATGGGTACAGTTACGGAACTGGCAATGTCCCAGCAAATTTTCAATTTCAGGAAAGCCATGCTGCACTTTGGCCAGGTCCAGATGCCATAAACCAAATTCACGGATTCCCGGAGAGTCAATCAGTGCAGCGCCTTCACCAAAGGCAATTAAACGGGTAGAAGTGGTCGTGTGCTGACCCAGCGCCGAGTTTTCCGAAATGATATTGGTTTTTTGCGCCGCTTCGGGAACCATGGCATTAATCAGCGAGCTTTTGCCGACACCAGACTGACCGACAAAGGCGACCGTTTCACCGGCCAGGCGTTTTGCCAGTTCAGTTAAATCGCCATCAGATTGAGTTTGCATCACTTCATAACCCAAGACCTGATATTCTTTGACCAAGTCTAGAATCGGGTCATTTTCCTGAATTAAATCTGCTTTATTCAATACCAGTAAAGCTGGAATTTCAGCATCAGCACAGGCCACCAGATAACGGTCAATCAGGCTGGGGGCAACTTCTGGAAAAGAGGCAAACACAATCACAATCAGGCTGACATTGGCAGCAACAGGTTTAACCTTGTGATAACGGTCAGGACGGGTTAGCAGCGATTTACGTGGATGAATGGCGGTAATGATGCCAAGTCCGGTATTCGGATCGGCCTGCCATTTGACCCGGTCACCTGTGACTAGTGCTTCCAGATTGGTTCGGGTATGACAGCGCCATACACTGCCGACTTCAATCGGCTTCCAGAACGGTTCGGGTTCACCTGCTGCAACGACAGGTTTACTCGGGTGATTTTCGGGCGTTGATAAGGCTTGCACTTCAAGTTGACGACCATAATGTTGAACCACCAGGCCTTCTAAATCATTTGAAGTGTCGGGTTCTTCTTGACGTGTTTGATGTTGTTTCTGAATGCGACGTTGCTGCTGTTCAGTTAAACGACGTTTACGAATTAAAGCCATTCATATCCTAAAAAAAAGCATGGACTAAGAATGGCAAAAATAGCATGAAGCGGGGTAGGAGTTACAGCCAAGTTGCAATAAATTTGCTACTATAGCCATTTTTAAGCCCAATAAGATTGCACATTTATGAGCAGCACCCCTGATACTCGCCTGATTTGGATTGACCTTGAAATGACAGGTCTGGATACGGATAACGACCAAATTATTGAAGTTGCAACGATTGTGACTGACGATAACCTGAATATTCTGGCGGAAGGTCCAGTGCTGGCTGTGCATCAGTCGGATCGCGTACTGAATGCGATGGATGAATGGAATACGCGTCAGCATGGTCAATCGGGGCTGATCGAACGGGTACGCCGCAGTAAATTGACTGCACAAGATGCCGAACAGCAAACCCTGGAATTCCTGAAAAAATGGGTTAATCCAAAATCATCCCCGATGTGTGGTAACTCCATTTGTCAGGATCGCCGTTTCTTGCACCGTTTAATGCCGGAAATGGAACAGTACTTCCATTACCGTAATCTGGATGTATCTTCAGTGAAAGAGCTGGCAAAACGCTGGCGTCCGGAAATTATGAGTGGCTTGAAGAAAAATGCCTCACATTTAGCGATGGATGACATCCGTGATTCGATTGCCGAACTGAAATATTATCGTGAATATTTCTTTATCATGAATAAATAAAGTAGTATTGATAAATGGATAGAAAAGGGGCGAAAGCCTCTTTTTTTATGTCTGCTACAGTTATTGAATGATGAGAAAGAGATAGATTATCGAATTGAGCCGGAATTTGATAAAATGCGTCGGTGTTTTTTAGCTGTTAGATGACGAATGACTGATCTTCCTGAAGATGATGAATATGAACGCCGCTTTGCCGGGGTAGAAAAAATTTATGGAGATGAGGCGTTTTGTCAATACGAACACAGCCATGTGATGGTCATCGGCATTGGCGGCGTGGGTTCCTGGGCGGTTGAAGCCTTGGCACGTACCGGCATTGCTGAGCTGACCCTGATTGATATGGATGTGGTCGCTGCATCGAATATTAACCGTCAATTGCCGGCCATGAGTTCGACCCTGGGACGGGAAAAAATTGAAGTGATGGCCGAGCGCTGTTATTCAATTAATCCACGGATCAAAATTAACGTGGTGGATGACTATCTAACCCCAGACAATGTCAAAGAACTGTTAGAAAAAGCCCCTGATGTGGTTCTGGACTGTATTGATGATGTCAAAGCCAAGCTGGCGTTAA from Acinetobacter sp. CS-2 includes the following:
- the rsgA gene encoding small ribosomal subunit biogenesis GTPase RsgA codes for the protein MALIRKRRLTEQQQRRIQKQHQTRQEEPDTSNDLEGLVVQHYGRQLEVQALSTPENHPSKPVVAAGEPEPFWKPIEVGSVWRCHTRTNLEALVTGDRVKWQADPNTGLGIITAIHPRKSLLTRPDRYHKVKPVAANVSLIVIVFASFPEVAPSLIDRYLVACADAEIPALLVLNKADLIQENDPILDLVKEYQVLGYEVMQTQSDGDLTELAKRLAGETVAFVGQSGVGKSSLINAMVPEAAQKTNIISENSALGQHTTTSTRLIAFGEGAALIDSPGIREFGLWHLDLAKVQHGFPEIENLLGHCQFRNCTHKHEKQCALRQAVESSEILQRRLDSYLRLIDEITEAQQKN
- a CDS encoding rhodanese-like domain-containing protein, whose amino-acid sequence is MERWFEFMGNHPFLFGTLGVLVVLFFILEGQRNGRKISPQSLGILVKAKNAMLIDLRDAKDFREGHISGSRNIPYSQITSHIEELKSADRPLVFICNLGQIAGTALQQVGHADSYRLDGGINNWKVQGLPLIKSK
- a CDS encoding TatD family hydrolase; amino-acid sequence: MSYSLFDTHTHFDVPDFDADREQLAHAAKAVGVERLILIGFVQSRFQDLLYIQHFLNQLKDAPQSYLAPGLHPVYIEQHQNAHLADLESLLKNEDCVAVGEIGLDSFLAQHKQPDMFQKQKDFFAAQLELAQQFNKPVLLHIRKSHAETLAILKQQQFSLGGIAHAFSGGIEEAKAFIQLGFKIGITGQITNPNAKKLHRVVQAIGAEHLVLETDCPDMTPLCCQSSTEHRTRNTPVNLPYVLDGLAQSLNLDQAFLAAQLWQNSLDALKLAS
- a CDS encoding IS1-like element ISPa14 family transposase, translating into MRITLEIKCPTCLSDSIKKNGIKVDGKQNYQCKDCKRQFIGDHALSYLGCNSGITRKILQLMVRGSGIRDIAEVERISIGKVLRTLTESTYQIQPKQSHYESLEVDEFWTFVGNKNNKQWLIYAYHRETGEIVAYVWGKRDLATVQRLKTKLKQLGIHYTRIASDHWDSFITAFKNCKQSIGKFFTVGIEGNNCKIRHRIRRGFRRSCNFSKKIENHFKAFDLTFFYINNGFI
- the secB gene encoding protein-export chaperone SecB yields the protein MSEQQAQPQLALERIYTKDISFEVPGAQVFTKEWQPELNINLSSSAEKIDATHYEVSLQVVVQANNAGDTAFIVDVTQAGIFLIDGVEEERLPYILGAYCPNILFPFLREAVNDMVTKGSFPQLLLTPINFDAEFEANMQRAQAAAAEGQA
- a CDS encoding Bax inhibitor-1/YccA family membrane protein, translating into MQSNNPILTRVETQSDFNHAMTVQGAIQKSVILTVIAAVVGISLFLYSFLTLNISMAYAAAMVGAIGGFILALIVTFKPNTAPTLAIPYALFEGAFLGGISVVFQLKFPGVPLQALLATFVTTLVMFGLYRFQIIRATEKFKAVVMSASIAIAIVFVVQMVMGLAFGSSIPYIFESNWLGIGFAAFVAVIASLNLILDFDLIESSAAQYAPKAMEWLCGIALLATLVWMYYSFLRLLGLLQGDD
- the orn gene encoding oligoribonuclease gives rise to the protein MSSTPDTRLIWIDLEMTGLDTDNDQIIEVATIVTDDNLNILAEGPVLAVHQSDRVLNAMDEWNTRQHGQSGLIERVRRSKLTAQDAEQQTLEFLKKWVNPKSSPMCGNSICQDRRFLHRLMPEMEQYFHYRNLDVSSVKELAKRWRPEIMSGLKKNASHLAMDDIRDSIAELKYYREYFFIMNK
- a CDS encoding ThiF family adenylyltransferase, with the protein product MTDLPEDDEYERRFAGVEKIYGDEAFCQYEHSHVMVIGIGGVGSWAVEALARTGIAELTLIDMDVVAASNINRQLPAMSSTLGREKIEVMAERCYSINPRIKINVVDDYLTPDNVKELLEKAPDVVLDCIDDVKAKLALMLHCRFNKIPLIVSGGAGGKLDPLKIRVADLSKTEQDPMLAKLRSQLRAKGICKKPKEKFGITCVYSIDNPFSGAEVCASAGLRCGGYGSAVVVTSSFAMVAVSEVLKKLVLKKPKKLQ
- the grxC gene encoding glutaredoxin 3; translation: MAEVIIYSTTVCPYCIRAKQLLERKGVAYKEINLSNEAPEVRVELMQRTNHRTVPQIFINDQFIGGFDQLYALEREGKLNELLA
- a CDS encoding enoyl-ACP reductase — its product is MAQGLLAGKRFLIAGIASKLSIAFGIAQALHREGAELAFTYPNEKLKKRVDEFAAQFGSTLVFPCDVAVDAEIDQTFAELAKHWDGLDGVVHSIGFAPAHTLDGDFTDVTDREGFNIAHDISAYSFIAMARAAKPLLKVRQGCLLTLTYQGSERVMPNYNVMGMAKASLEAGVRYLASSLGAEGIRVNAISAGPIRTLAASGIKSFRKMLDLNEKVAPLKRNVTIEDVGNAALFLCSPWANGITGEIMYVDAGFNTVGMSADLMMDGE